TCGCTGGAGTTATAAACCAACTCGGAGCTTTTGTTGAGATGGTTTGCTAGCACCTCGCCCTAAACAGATAAGCAATCATTAGCTGTCTTTTTTACAACCTGGACCCTTATCACTCCTCCTTTCAATTACTGGCTGCCATCGGATAAATGCATAgttacatctatgtgtatgtatgtatatgtatatttatactgGATAAggatggataactttattcatcccgtattcgggaaatttcattgtgacagtagcaagagggtgagaatgcagatacaggaaaggcatagttacaagttagacaatacagtcgcaaaggccgcagaacaacaatcTGTGACAATCTAATCTAGAGGCGTGACCACCGATCCGGTGAATTCGCGACCGGCTGTTTCAGCCACACTTGAGGTGGAAGTACCAGCATTCTGTTACAAAGTtacttaaagaaacaaaaatggcaTTTCCCCCACATCCTACCTTCTTGTTGGCCCAATTGTAATCAGGGCAAAGTGGAGAGGTATCACCAATTATGTTGAAAATCACCCGGTCTTCATGCCGTGTTACGATGCAGGTAGGAGCTTCCTCAGATGATAACTGTGCACAAAGCGCTGGCAGAAAATGTGGCAATTAGTGTTGAGAAGAAACACAGAGGTCTCCAACTCAAACGGTATTGAGGGTGCATCTCACACATTTCAACCCGTTCTCACATCCAATTCTCCACTATTCATTTCCCacataatgataataatcggacataggccctgtcgtcatcatcaacaacaaaagcctattcgtcatcacacccagaaactgcgtatgacgaaattgttagtgcttctccataaggtgcgttttctcggtaaaagacctaaataagtgatagttacggactcgtaatttggcattctgccgtttgGATACATCAACGACACCAAattggagagcatagagccgctgcgtgAGTGCGTCCCCGCTATCTTGGATCCCCTACAAAATTTACTGGACCATTGTCATAATGTAAAACTCTAGCTGCTTGGCAATTTCTGTAGGTGTAAAATTTTATCTCTGATGTTTTGACAGCAGTTTATTTTgttcgccgcctccgtcgtacgCTGCGTGCGccgactatccacggagatcccggttcATTCATTCTCACACAGAGACAAAGCAATCTGTCGACGTATGTGGGTATCGACAGATTGCTTAGATACTATCTAACATTACTCACTCAATAGGATGATCACAAAAAGCGTCGTGTTGAGTTGCGGCATTAGCTTCGCTTGAAACCTAGGTCGTTGCATGCTTTAGCAACGAGATCTTCCGGGAAAATCACGTGATAACCTTTGCTCCGGTATTGTCCATTTCCTCGACCATATACTTCCGGTTTGCTAACGCGTTGTTGCTCGTTTGCGCGTCATGTCTGCTGCCAAGTAAGCGAAATGGAGTCGCACCGCTCGGACACGGAGAGAGAGGAGCAGGAGAAGCCCCTTCTCCAACGCGGACGTGGGGACCACATCCAGCGGGGTGAGAGAACCGACCGGATGATGCCTGGCAATTTCCCCACTTCTGAGAAGTTGTAATATTAAAAAGAACGCCATTGAGAGGATGTGTAATGGTATTTTGTTTTAGTTGGAATAGAAGAGTAGTGACGACTTGGAATAGTTTTACTTTTTTGGTTTGCTGTTTGTTGGCAAACTGCATTTTGGGCGTAACGTGTGTCAATAAGCAACAAGAGAACAATTTAAGAGTGACGTGGGGTTTTGTTTAGTTAAGCCGTCCGACTGTGGGCGGCTGAAAAATGTAACCCTTtcgtgaattttgtttttttcgggtggggtagacgtccaatccatttggactaggaggggcgaattaattttaattcaattaaaatttaattaattttgaaacTCGAACATTCCATTGACCTTCCcgattgaaatgaattggacgtctatcgccattaGTTGGCATTTATTGAGTTAAAATCTTTGGAAAACAATAACTTTTGAGGTTACGTGTGGCCCTAACAgtgtatatttgtgtttttcttcattttaatttccttAACCTAATTTTTATTGAGCAAACTTTCCGCACTGTAATGCTCAACATAAAGACCTACATTTTCTCAAAAGACAACAGTGCACCTTATATTTGGACCAATGTTGGTTAGTTATGGTATGACATTCCCGTTTGTGCAGCGGATGCATATTGTAACCCTTAACCACTACTTTTACTACGTCTACTGCttcttataatgcagtgcaccCAATATATGGGAACTGTTTTAAATAGGCCATCTATTGAAGGTGTGTGTGTTATAGTGCTGAAAATACATTCAGgttggattcattcatttttccgaaccgcttatcctcacaagggtgcgcTAACCATTCGTACACGTGACCACCTGCATTGGATTTATGTATTTACAATTCAAAAACAGTGTTTAAATGttgattattaattttaaaaggttGCTCATTTTAGATGGCCTGCAGTggtttagcgtgtcggcctcacagttctggggtcgaggattcTCACTCTGTggaatgtgtttattttcctcgggtttgcgtgtgttttctccagatactccggtttcctcccacatgccgaAAAGCATGcaggttaggctggttgaacactaatttgtctctaggtatgagtgcaagcgtgaatggttgtccgtcaggGTGTCCTCCTCCTGATCACTGAAGTCCGCTGGGATAcacttcagcaccccccgcaacccttgtgaggataagcggtacagaagatgaatgaatgctcattttacatattctttttttttaaatgaccagaaATAGTCACCTGCTTTCTAAAGGGTTAATGCTCTTAACTAGCTGTAGTGACTGATGTCCCTGAGACTCATGATGAATCCCAAATAGATAACTACATTTACAATTTTAACTCTTTTATTGAAAGTGGTTTTGAACAGATTTTTGCGATACAAGAGAAAAACACTTTGTCAATGTCCTATGGGGTTTTGGCATTTTGTCCCCCCCGTAGCTCCAGCATGCTGCTCGGCGCGCTACGGCCTGGCTCTCCTGTCCTCTTTCGGCTTTTTTGTGGTCTACTCGCTGCGAGTCAACCTGAGTGTGGCTATGGTGGACATGCTCAACACCACCAATCGATTGCAACACAACCACAGTAGCTCCATGTGCCCCCCCCACACCAGCCCCGTACGGCCCAAACACAATCATACTgtgagttgtttttattttgcctcACTTACGTTTGCTTGATGTGAATAAGGGGACATGCGTCTCAAagtataaatcattttttcatttgatttatatTAGTTGTTAATTATTATGACAGACTGAAGGCCTCTTAATTCTCCACTTATGTTATTGTAGCTGTAAACTATCATTCCTGATCTATTCCGCCATTATTTGTCCACAAATCAAGTGAAATTTGGTAGGTAAAGTGGATGGGTTGAACCTCTGAACTACTTTCTGATGTTTGTTCCTGcttaattattcattaattcatcgtCCATACCGCGGATCCTCGAAATGGCCTCTTCTGGCTAATTTGTATTTCCAGTTACAATAAGTCCGCAATTAATCAGCCCTGttacaaaaaaatactgtattttcacacttatAGGGCTCACCCACTTAATGCATGCTAAAAAGGCAGCAGGAGCAAAACCGTGTATGATTTAGCTTTATTGTCGTAATGTGTACTGTATTGTTAATAAAAatcaaagcattcaaacatctCCAAATCCATCAAAGCCCTTATCTTCTGTATCAGGCGTAAAGAGTTTGACCAAGTGGGTGAATTTGCCGTCCAATACGCATGGTTCCATCTCACTGCAAGTCAGAGTTTTTGCTGTGATCTTTTGTAAAAGTGATGCCAAGGTGAATGCTTGCCTTGCCATTCCTCAAGTagtgtgtcggcaagaaatgcaCCCGGACAGTCAACCGGTCAGATCATACAGAGACATCTACACAATGTTGAATTTAGTGGATACACAAGGCGCATGAACTGATTGGGCGCCTCACCCATTTTAGAGACGTTTTAGACTTTAAAGTTCGCCCCATGGGCTTGAAAATATGGTAGGTTCCAAGGATCTATAGATACTGGCCCAAGCTCTCATGTTTTAAACTTGAGTGTTCAATCTGCctatcaagcatgttttgg
Above is a window of Stigmatopora argus isolate UIUO_Sarg chromosome 11, RoL_Sarg_1.0, whole genome shotgun sequence DNA encoding:
- the LOC144085021 gene encoding uncharacterized protein LOC144085021 isoform X2, translated to MQRPRFQAKLMPQLNTTLFVIILLTLCAQLSSEEAPTCIVTRHEDRVIFNIIGDTSPLCPDYNWANKKGEVLANHLNKSSELVYNSSDDHLSLSSYVEGIHRTRDCNTQDYEDVVYCNVTSVETPSPPRSPGRIGIVISVVVIFAAIFVAFCCFLRKTKKCSWDRIS